A genomic region of Paroedura picta isolate Pp20150507F chromosome 4, Ppicta_v3.0, whole genome shotgun sequence contains the following coding sequences:
- the CAMK1G gene encoding calcium/calmodulin-dependent protein kinase type 1G isoform X3, whose amino-acid sequence MQLVSGGELFDRILERGVYTEKDASLVIRQVLEAVQYLHKNGIVHRDLKPENLLYLTPEENSKIMITDFGLSKMEQNGIMSTACGTPGYVAPEVLEQKPYSKAVDCWSIGVITYILLCGYPPFYEETESKLFEKIKEGYFEFESPFWDDISESAKDFICHLLEKDPNERFTCEKALRHPWINGNTALHRDIYPSVSAQIQKNFAKSKWKQAFNAAAVVHHMKKLHMNCHHAGTNAGNSLPVIEVHDASRPNSPPVTSQEEQPNQDVSTLMPLLPFHNVIDLSGEQDKMTDNTYVKHLVSKSLPMNACTATADDQSSPNRSPFGCSSACGTHEKVKPTFCSESVLFKRTVKPHQFKSEVLVPGKAGNHSYFGTGQTGVCLVM is encoded by the exons ATGCAGCT ggtgtctggagGGGAATTATTTGACCGCATTTTAGAACGAGGTGTATACACCGAAAAAGATGCAAGCCTTGTAATTCGACAAGTCCTGGAAGCTGTGCAATATCTACATAAGAATGGGATAGTTCACCGAGATCTTAAG CCTGAAAACCTGCTCTACCTAACTCCTGAGGAAAACTCCAAAATCATGATCACTGACTTTGGATTATCCAAAATGGAGCAGAATGGCATCATGTCTACAGCTTGTGGAACACCAGGCTATGTTG ctCCAGAAGTCCTAGAACAAAAGCCATATAGCAAAGCAGTAGATTGTTGGTCAATAGGAGTCATTACTTATATCCT ACTGTGTGGATATCCTCCTTTCTATGAAGAGACAGAGTCAAAGCTGTTTGAAAAGATCAAAGAAGGCTACTTTGAATTTGAATCTCCATTTTGGGATGATATTTCTGAATCAG CCAAGGATTTCATCTGTCACTTGTTGGAGAAGGATCCAAATGAGAGGTTCACCTGTGAGAAAGCTCTCAGGCACCCCTG GATTAATGGAAATACCGCCCTCCATCGTGACATATACCCATCTGTCAGTGCACAGATCCAGAAAAATTTTGCAAAAAGCAAATGGAAG CAAGCTTTTAATGCTGCAGCGGTTGTTCACCATATGAAGAAACTCCACATGAATTGCCACCATGCAGGCACCAATGCTGGAAACAGTCTCCCAGTCATAGAAGTGCATGATGCATCAAGACCCAACAGTCCACCAGTCACCAGTCAGGAGGAGCAACCCAATCAGGATGTCAGTACTTTGATGCCTCTGTTGCCATTCCACAATGTGATAGATCTTTCTGGTGAACAGGACAAAATGACAGATAACACCTATGTGAAGCACCTGGTTAGCAAGTCTCTCCCCATGAACGCCTGCACAGCTACAGCAGATGATCAGAGCTCTCCAAACAGATCTCCATTTGGCTGCTCTTCAGCATGTGGAACACATGAGAAAGTGAAACCAACTTTTTGTTCAGAGTCAGTGCTCTTCAAAAGAACTGTTAAGCCCCA TCAGTTCAAATCAGAAGTCCTCGTTCCAGGGAAAGCCGGTAACCACTCATATTTTGGCACTGGGCAAACTGGAGTTTGTTTGGTCATGTGA